One window of the Ureibacillus sp. FSL W7-1570 genome contains the following:
- a CDS encoding glutaredoxin family protein, whose translation MKSVTVYTTSSCPYCVMVKNFLLQQNIPFKEINVEESPQLMFDLVNKTGQMGVPQIEIDGQWIVGFNPSAIMRALSN comes from the coding sequence TTGAAGAGCGTAACAGTGTATACAACGAGCAGTTGTCCTTATTGCGTCATGGTGAAAAACTTTTTGCTGCAACAAAACATCCCTTTCAAAGAAATTAATGTGGAAGAGAGTCCTCAACTCATGTTTGATCTGGTTAACAAAACCGGACAAATGGGCGTTCCTCAAATCGAAATTGACGGCCAATGGATTGTCGGATTCAATCCAAGCGCCATCATGCGTGCATTATCAAATTAG
- a CDS encoding DMT family transporter: MSKYIGEIMLFTTAIIWGSGFAFSAISLDYFTPYQILAIRFSVGVLILSIIFYNRLKHIKKSTIKRGFILGFLLYLAFLLQTVGLQYTTPSKNAFITAINVVIVPFIAFFMDKRKVDKFELSGAFLAIIGIGFLSLQLSVADINVGDLLTLGCAFGFAYQIYYTAKYVKDEDPILLTIVQMGAAALFAWLFVLAKGEVDFSLEWKGVLSTLYLGIFSTTLAYCFQTMAQKFTSETKTAIILSTEALWGMVFSVIILSEVLTGRMIIGAALILTAIILAETKPDFFKGKSLEDIKEIK; encoded by the coding sequence ATGAGCAAATATATAGGGGAAATCATGTTGTTTACAACAGCCATTATTTGGGGGAGCGGATTTGCATTCAGTGCGATTTCTTTGGATTACTTTACTCCCTATCAAATATTGGCTATCCGTTTTTCTGTTGGAGTATTGATTTTGAGTATCATATTTTATAATCGATTGAAACATATTAAGAAATCGACAATCAAGAGAGGCTTCATTTTGGGGTTTCTTTTATATTTGGCGTTTCTGCTGCAAACGGTCGGCTTGCAATATACAACTCCATCAAAAAATGCTTTTATTACAGCCATCAATGTAGTCATAGTTCCATTTATCGCTTTTTTTATGGACAAAAGGAAAGTCGATAAATTTGAGTTGTCGGGAGCATTTTTGGCGATTATCGGCATCGGCTTCCTTTCGTTGCAATTGTCCGTTGCCGACATCAATGTGGGGGATCTTCTGACATTAGGGTGTGCATTTGGTTTCGCTTATCAAATTTATTACACAGCCAAATATGTGAAAGATGAAGATCCGATATTGCTGACAATTGTTCAAATGGGAGCTGCTGCCCTTTTTGCGTGGCTATTTGTGCTGGCAAAGGGGGAAGTCGATTTCAGCCTTGAATGGAAAGGGGTACTTTCCACTTTGTATTTGGGGATTTTCTCCACAACGCTTGCATACTGTTTCCAAACAATGGCCCAAAAATTTACGAGCGAAACAAAAACAGCGATCATCTTATCGACAGAGGCCTTATGGGGAATGGTTTTCTCCGTCATCATATTAAGCGAAGTGTTGACGGGAAGAATGATCATTGGAGCCGCCTTGATTTTAACTGCCATTATTTTGGCGGAAACAAAGCCGGACTTTTTCAAAGGAAAAAGTTTGGAAGATATTAAAGAAATAAAATGA
- a CDS encoding L,D-transpeptidase family protein, whose product MIHYVKPGETLAQIARDYRVEYLILLENNPQITNPDLLYVGQPINIPGLPDPSTIPYEIDVSINNRTLSLYNNGVLVKTYPIAVGRMLFETPTGNFVIVNRAPNPGGPFGTMWLTLSKETYGIHGTDDPSSIGYAVSKGCIRMRNEDVEELASIVPNGTAVYIHY is encoded by the coding sequence ATGATTCATTATGTGAAACCAGGGGAAACCCTTGCACAAATTGCAAGGGATTATCGGGTGGAATACCTTATTTTATTGGAAAACAATCCTCAAATTACAAACCCGGATTTGTTATATGTCGGTCAACCGATCAATATTCCCGGATTGCCCGATCCAAGTACAATTCCATATGAAATCGATGTATCCATCAATAACCGCACTTTATCCTTATACAACAACGGAGTTTTAGTAAAAACCTACCCAATCGCTGTGGGGCGGATGCTATTCGAAACGCCTACCGGAAACTTTGTCATTGTCAACAGAGCCCCTAACCCGGGAGGTCCATTTGGCACGATGTGGCTCACTCTTTCAAAAGAAACCTATGGCATCCATGGCACGGATGATCCCAGTTCCATCGGCTATGCCGTTTCGAAAGGCTGCATCCGCATGCGGAATGAAGATGTGGAAGAATTGGCAAGCATCGTGCCCAATGGAACAGCAGTATACATCCATTATTAA
- a CDS encoding diguanylate cyclase, whose amino-acid sequence MLQSILSNIAVILLMHLTMTFILDNQKKIPHPLRIAITIALSSGCAISLFYLPIHLHEGYFVDMRFIPLVFLAYLQGWIAIPALLIASAWRFFMGGNGMVPGIIFGMVLPTIIALAFHPRSQLKKHYIEKILIILLCWFVCDFPIIFLVPNGFEIFKETALTRVTSFVATSAILYMFIMQDRQRKFLNSQLEKMADEDPLTKLVNKRKFYEVVEEKTVSLKPCHYIAMLDIDFFKKVNDTYGHLFGDKILAEVANILKKYESHHLVAGRFGGEEFIIYLGETDLDSAKSILEKIREEIKHTSFVYSNDTKVNLTVSIGLAELKDEIDILEAVYYADQNLYKAKSSGRDCLVSPV is encoded by the coding sequence TTGTTACAATCAATCCTTTCAAACATAGCGGTCATTTTGCTGATGCATTTAACGATGACTTTTATATTGGACAACCAGAAAAAAATCCCCCATCCATTAAGAATCGCCATTACAATTGCGCTGAGTTCCGGCTGTGCAATATCGCTTTTCTATTTGCCGATCCATTTACATGAAGGATATTTTGTCGATATGCGGTTCATTCCTCTCGTTTTCTTGGCGTATTTGCAAGGATGGATTGCAATTCCGGCGTTGTTGATCGCATCCGCTTGGAGATTTTTTATGGGTGGAAACGGGATGGTTCCGGGGATTATCTTCGGAATGGTGCTGCCAACAATTATAGCTCTTGCCTTCCATCCCCGTTCCCAATTGAAAAAGCATTATATCGAAAAAATTTTAATTATCCTTTTATGCTGGTTTGTTTGTGATTTTCCTATCATTTTTCTTGTTCCAAACGGCTTTGAAATTTTCAAGGAGACCGCACTGACCCGCGTTACCTCATTTGTTGCAACATCAGCCATTCTTTATATGTTCATCATGCAAGATCGACAAAGGAAATTTTTAAATAGCCAGTTGGAAAAAATGGCTGATGAAGACCCGCTGACAAAACTCGTAAATAAGAGAAAATTTTATGAAGTGGTCGAAGAGAAAACCGTTTCATTAAAACCTTGCCATTATATTGCCATGCTCGATATTGATTTTTTTAAAAAAGTGAACGATACATATGGTCATCTATTCGGTGACAAAATTTTAGCGGAAGTGGCGAATATATTAAAAAAATATGAATCCCATCATTTGGTTGCCGGACGATTTGGGGGAGAAGAATTCATCATTTATTTAGGGGAAACGGATTTGGATTCAGCCAAAAGCATATTGGAAAAAATACGCGAAGAAATCAAACATACTTCCTTCGTATATAGTAATGACACAAAGGTCAACTTGACCGTTTCCATCGGGCTGGCTGAATTAAAGGATGAAATCGACATATTGGAAGCGGTATATTATGCGGATCAAAACTTATATAAAGCGAAAAGCAGCGGACGGGATTGCCTGGTCAGTCCAGTTTGA
- a CDS encoding YitT family protein, which produces MYYVQKGLAILLGSILLSIGINLFLAPNEILDGGIIGLSLILHYLFHLKIGLMVIVLSMPIFILAWFKYRHYFYNSVHGLLVSSVIIDIFMPLRSLLHINSFIAAIIGGVFVGFGIGMMLRFDTSTGGTDLLAQFISDKTKINVGIIILLIDSIIVLIGGILLSASTLLLSIIAITVVGITTSAVTGKH; this is translated from the coding sequence ATGTACTATGTACAGAAGGGACTGGCCATCCTTCTTGGAAGCATTTTGTTATCCATCGGAATCAATCTTTTCTTGGCACCGAATGAAATATTGGACGGGGGCATAATTGGCCTCTCCCTTATTTTGCATTACCTTTTCCACCTCAAAATCGGACTGATGGTCATTGTATTGAGCATGCCAATTTTCATTTTGGCGTGGTTCAAATATAGACATTATTTTTATAACAGTGTCCACGGTTTATTAGTCTCTTCTGTGATCATCGATATTTTTATGCCTCTTCGTTCCCTGTTGCACATTAACTCCTTCATCGCGGCAATTATCGGTGGGGTATTTGTAGGATTTGGAATCGGGATGATGCTGAGATTTGATACAAGCACCGGAGGAACCGATTTATTGGCCCAATTTATCAGCGACAAAACGAAAATCAATGTGGGCATCATTATTTTACTGATTGATTCCATTATTGTTTTAATCGGTGGAATTTTACTCTCCGCCAGCACATTGCTATTATCGATTATTGCGATTACGGTTGTCGGCATTACAACAAGTGCTGTAACCGGAAAACATTGA
- a CDS encoding pirin family protein: MQNRKIIGLQKLGTQWTTESPFILTAYHKDMYPPGNEEQGVDAELLEGRDLGEDFKLKDGFRMYHGKAIPGFPVHPHKGYETVTIVLQGVVDHFDSRGSVCRYASGDVQWLTAGKGCQHSEMFPLVNKEQTNPLELFQIWLNLDQKGKKAEPEYRMFWREDIPVIENDFDGNKTTVKVIAGEMYGITALEPNMASWAKNNNHHVGIYLIHMEPGAIMTLPKVSGTINRNLYYYEGGTIQIDGAAIQANYRCKLAGDEEIVIQNGDQYSSILVLEGEPINEPVAQFGPFVMNKKEEIYATFAEYNKTKFGGWKWDRPDPVNHRDAGRFAKYPDGIIEKPGE, translated from the coding sequence ATGCAAAACAGAAAAATTATCGGGTTGCAAAAATTGGGAACGCAATGGACTACAGAAAGCCCTTTTATTTTGACTGCATATCACAAAGACATGTATCCGCCGGGCAACGAAGAGCAGGGAGTAGACGCGGAACTGCTGGAAGGACGGGACCTGGGGGAAGATTTTAAATTAAAGGATGGCTTTCGTATGTACCATGGAAAGGCGATTCCCGGATTTCCCGTTCATCCTCACAAAGGGTATGAAACAGTCACAATCGTTCTGCAAGGGGTAGTTGATCACTTCGATTCCAGGGGGTCTGTTTGCCGATATGCAAGCGGCGATGTCCAATGGTTGACTGCGGGGAAAGGATGCCAGCATTCTGAAATGTTTCCGCTTGTCAATAAGGAACAGACAAATCCACTTGAATTGTTTCAAATTTGGTTAAACTTGGATCAAAAAGGAAAAAAAGCGGAACCGGAATACCGAATGTTTTGGAGAGAAGATATCCCGGTTATTGAAAATGATTTCGATGGAAACAAAACAACAGTGAAAGTGATTGCCGGGGAAATGTATGGAATCACGGCTTTGGAACCGAACATGGCTTCTTGGGCGAAAAATAATAACCATCATGTGGGGATTTATTTGATACATATGGAGCCGGGAGCCATCATGACTCTTCCGAAAGTATCGGGTACCATCAATAGGAATTTGTATTATTATGAAGGGGGAACAATACAAATTGATGGTGCGGCGATACAAGCGAATTATCGCTGCAAACTGGCAGGGGACGAAGAGATTGTTATCCAAAACGGAGATCAATACAGTTCCATCCTTGTATTGGAAGGTGAGCCGATCAATGAGCCCGTTGCTCAATTCGGTCCTTTTGTGATGAATAAAAAGGAAGAAATTTATGCGACTTTTGCCGAATATAATAAAACAAAATTTGGCGGTTGGAAATGGGATAGACCGGATCCCGTGAATCATAGAGATGCGGGCAGATTTGCCAAATATCCGGATGGGATCATCGAAAAGCCGGGAGAATAA
- a CDS encoding SpoVR family protein yields the protein MLKGVNEVDKELQKAIDEITEIAIGFGLDFYPMRYEICPADIIYTIGAYGMPTRFSHWSFGKQFYKMKLHYDLGLSQIYELVINSDPCYAFLLESNTLTQNKLIVAHVLAHCDFFKNNVRFSNTRRDMVESMTATAERIASYERQYGKYEVEQFLDAVLSIQEHIDPSLIRPQLLYEEEEEGEEENIILPTPYDDLWKLDERLEEKKEQPKKQKKKKFPPKPEKDLLLFIEQYSRELEEWQRDIMTMMREEMLYFWPQLETKIMNEGWASYWHQRIMRELDLDTAETIEYAKLNAGVLQPSRTSINPYYLGLKIFEDIERRYDNPTEEMKKMGVKPGSGREKIFEVREIESDISFIRNYLTKELVEQEDLYLFEKKGNTYQITNKDFEKIRDQLVSMRVNGGFPYIVVEDGDYLRNGELYLKHYYEGMELDSYYLENVLPYIYRLWGRPVHMETVVEGKPVLYSYDGKRNSRKTL from the coding sequence ATGCTTAAAGGGGTGAATGAAGTGGATAAAGAACTTCAAAAAGCAATCGATGAAATTACGGAAATCGCGATCGGATTCGGGTTGGATTTTTACCCAATGCGATATGAAATCTGCCCTGCGGATATCATTTATACAATCGGAGCCTACGGGATGCCGACGAGGTTTTCCCACTGGAGCTTCGGAAAGCAATTTTACAAAATGAAATTGCATTATGATTTGGGCCTTAGCCAAATATACGAACTTGTCATCAATTCGGATCCATGTTACGCCTTTTTGCTGGAATCCAACACCCTCACGCAAAACAAACTGATAGTTGCCCATGTATTGGCCCATTGCGATTTCTTTAAAAATAATGTCCGTTTTTCCAATACGAGAAGGGACATGGTGGAAAGCATGACGGCCACGGCTGAACGCATCGCAAGCTATGAACGGCAATATGGCAAATATGAAGTGGAACAATTTTTGGATGCGGTTTTGTCCATTCAGGAACATATCGATCCTTCTTTAATAAGACCGCAGTTATTGTACGAAGAGGAAGAAGAGGGTGAAGAAGAAAACATCATACTGCCAACACCTTACGACGATTTATGGAAGCTGGATGAACGGTTGGAGGAAAAAAAGGAACAGCCGAAGAAGCAAAAAAAGAAAAAATTTCCTCCAAAACCGGAGAAGGATTTGCTGCTGTTCATAGAACAATACAGCCGGGAGTTGGAAGAGTGGCAGCGGGACATCATGACCATGATGCGGGAAGAAATGTTGTATTTCTGGCCGCAACTTGAAACAAAAATCATGAATGAAGGATGGGCATCCTATTGGCATCAACGGATCATGCGGGAGCTTGATCTGGATACGGCTGAAACGATTGAATATGCGAAGCTCAATGCCGGGGTGCTCCAACCATCGAGAACCTCCATCAACCCTTATTATTTAGGATTAAAAATTTTTGAGGATATTGAACGGCGTTACGACAACCCGACGGAAGAAATGAAAAAAATGGGGGTCAAACCGGGATCAGGCAGGGAAAAAATCTTTGAAGTGCGGGAGATCGAATCGGATATTTCCTTCATCCGCAACTATTTGACAAAGGAACTGGTGGAACAAGAGGATCTATATTTGTTCGAGAAAAAAGGCAATACGTATCAAATTACGAACAAAGACTTTGAAAAAATCCGGGACCAACTTGTTTCGATGAGGGTGAACGGAGGATTTCCATACATCGTTGTTGAAGACGGGGATTATTTAAGAAACGGAGAATTGTATTTGAAACATTACTATGAAGGAATGGAACTGGATTCGTATTATTTGGAAAATGTATTGCCTTATATTTATCGTCTCTGGGGACGCCCTGTCCATATGGAAACGGTGGTTGAAGGAAAACCTGTCCTTTATTCTTATGATGGGAAACGGAATTCAAGAAAGACTCTATGA
- a CDS encoding TIGR04053 family radical SAM/SPASM domain-containing protein: MFNRDYNQNPFIVIWELTRACQLHCLHCRAEAQHHRHPLELDFEEGKALIDQIYEMDNPMLVFTGGDPLEREDVFDLAEYAISKGMRVSMTPSATPNVTKEAIQKAKEIGLARWAFSLDGHCAEVHDHFRGTSGSFNLTMKAISFIHELDLPLQINTVISRYNVDYLDEMAKLVEDLNCVLWSVFFLVPTGRGKESDMISPVEHEKVFRWLYDLSKRVPFDIKTTAAQHYRRVVIQQKFRERQGMVDLDHIDYEDALMKGKTGQFDGLGRAPQGVNDGNGFLFISHIGDVYPSGLLPIKAGNVRKTPLAEIYRESEIFKNLRNPDLYKGKCGVCEFNKVCGGSRSRAYSVTGDYMESELYCVYIPKAMRKKAKVE, from the coding sequence ATGTTTAATCGAGATTATAATCAAAATCCCTTTATTGTCATTTGGGAGTTGACGAGGGCTTGTCAGCTGCATTGTTTGCATTGCCGCGCGGAAGCCCAGCACCACCGACATCCTTTGGAACTCGATTTTGAAGAAGGAAAAGCATTGATTGATCAGATTTATGAAATGGATAATCCGATGCTTGTCTTCACAGGAGGGGATCCCCTTGAGAGGGAAGATGTATTTGATTTGGCGGAATACGCAATCTCAAAAGGGATGAGGGTATCGATGACTCCATCGGCGACTCCGAATGTGACAAAAGAAGCCATTCAGAAGGCGAAAGAAATTGGGCTTGCAAGATGGGCGTTCAGTTTGGATGGGCATTGTGCGGAAGTGCATGACCATTTCCGGGGGACAAGCGGTTCATTTAATCTGACAATGAAAGCGATTTCATTTATACATGAGTTGGATTTGCCTTTGCAGATCAATACGGTCATCTCCCGCTACAATGTTGATTATTTGGATGAAATGGCAAAATTGGTGGAGGATTTGAATTGTGTTTTATGGAGCGTTTTTTTCCTTGTTCCAACCGGCAGAGGGAAAGAATCGGATATGATTTCCCCTGTAGAACATGAGAAGGTGTTCCGATGGCTTTATGATTTGTCGAAGAGAGTGCCTTTTGACATTAAAACAACGGCTGCCCAGCATTACCGCCGCGTCGTCATCCAGCAAAAATTCCGGGAACGCCAAGGAATGGTCGACCTTGACCATATTGATTATGAGGATGCATTAATGAAGGGGAAAACTGGCCAATTTGACGGCTTGGGAAGGGCTCCGCAAGGCGTCAATGACGGGAACGGCTTTTTGTTCATTTCCCATATAGGAGATGTCTATCCAAGCGGGCTCTTGCCAATTAAGGCAGGAAATGTACGCAAAACTCCATTGGCAGAAATCTATCGGGAATCAGAGATTTTTAAGAATCTAAGAAATCCGGATTTGTACAAAGGAAAATGCGGAGTGTGCGAATTCAATAAAGTATGCGGGGGTTCCCGTTCAAGAGCGTACAGTGTGACGGGAGATTATATGGAAAGCGAGCTGTATTGTGTATATATTCCAAAAGCAATGCGCAAGAAAGCCAAAGTGGAATAG
- a CDS encoding ribonuclease J: MLSSKDMLSIFALGGINEIGKNMYVIEYGDDLVIVDCGGKFADRSFLGVDLIIPDFTYLLENQHKIRGIIVTHGHEDHIGGIPYFLKKINVPVYATRFTLGLIELKLKEHKIFRESTLIEIHSDSELNFGQIQVTFFKVSHSIPDCLGIVFHTPEGKVVHTGDFKFDLTPVNQQFSEIHKMAKTGDDGVLLLISESTNAERPGSTPSEREVGKQIEESFFNATGKIIISTFASNVNRIQQIVEATIKTDRKLALLGRSMVNVVSVAKKYGYVDIPDWLLIDAKDVKQWPSEKVVVLCTGSQGEPLAALSRLSTNSNRDVRIDPGDTVIFAASPIPGNERDVTKIVDNLFKLGANVIYGAASKTGMHVSGHGYQEDLKLMLTLMKPKYFIPIHGEYRMMHLHAKLAEDVGVDPKNIFILNNGDVVDIQYQDARQTRKIPAGDAYVDGFGEEGIEDIVLRDRKQLSEEGMLVIVITIDKSDGSLVSEPDSISRGFVYAKESEELIRHINQMARKAIEPFKEKDPNLFAMKKAVKKEVGQFLYEKTKKKPMILPIIVPI; this comes from the coding sequence ATTTTGTCATCTAAAGATATGCTTTCAATTTTTGCACTCGGTGGAATCAACGAGATTGGGAAAAATATGTATGTGATTGAATACGGCGATGATTTAGTGATAGTGGACTGTGGAGGAAAGTTTGCCGATCGGTCTTTTTTGGGTGTCGATTTAATCATTCCGGATTTTACTTATCTTTTGGAAAACCAACATAAAATACGGGGAATAATCGTCACCCACGGTCACGAAGATCATATTGGAGGGATACCGTATTTTCTGAAAAAAATCAATGTGCCCGTGTATGCGACCCGATTTACATTGGGACTAATCGAATTAAAGCTGAAAGAGCATAAAATTTTCCGCGAATCCACATTGATTGAAATTCATTCAGACTCCGAATTGAATTTCGGCCAAATTCAAGTGACGTTCTTTAAAGTGAGCCACAGCATACCGGATTGCTTAGGCATCGTCTTCCATACGCCTGAGGGAAAAGTGGTTCACACAGGCGACTTCAAATTTGACCTCACTCCTGTAAACCAGCAATTTTCAGAGATCCATAAAATGGCGAAGACCGGAGACGACGGTGTGCTGCTTCTCATCTCGGAAAGCACCAATGCGGAGCGGCCCGGGTCGACACCTTCCGAAAGAGAAGTGGGAAAACAAATCGAAGAATCCTTCTTCAATGCAACAGGTAAAATTATTATTTCGACCTTTGCATCCAATGTTAATCGTATACAACAGATCGTTGAAGCAACCATCAAGACGGACCGTAAGCTAGCCTTGCTCGGCAGAAGCATGGTGAATGTCGTCAGCGTCGCCAAAAAATACGGGTATGTCGACATTCCTGATTGGCTGCTGATTGATGCAAAGGATGTAAAACAATGGCCGTCCGAAAAAGTCGTTGTTCTTTGTACAGGCAGTCAGGGTGAACCTCTCGCCGCTCTTTCAAGACTTTCTACAAACAGCAATCGGGATGTTCGAATCGACCCGGGAGATACGGTCATTTTTGCGGCGTCCCCCATCCCTGGCAACGAAAGAGATGTCACAAAAATTGTGGACAACTTATTCAAACTTGGCGCCAATGTCATTTACGGTGCTGCCAGCAAAACAGGAATGCATGTTTCCGGTCATGGCTATCAAGAAGACTTGAAACTGATGCTCACATTAATGAAGCCAAAATACTTTATACCGATTCACGGGGAATACCGCATGATGCATTTGCATGCCAAATTGGCGGAAGATGTCGGGGTAGATCCAAAAAATATTTTCATTCTGAACAACGGCGATGTGGTGGATATTCAGTATCAAGATGCACGGCAAACTAGAAAAATTCCGGCTGGAGATGCCTATGTAGATGGATTTGGTGAAGAAGGAATTGAAGATATCGTCTTAAGAGACCGAAAACAGTTGTCAGAAGAAGGAATGCTCGTCATTGTCATTACCATCGACAAGTCTGACGGCAGTCTGGTATCAGAACCGGACTCCATTTCCAGAGGCTTTGTCTATGCAAAAGAGTCGGAGGAATTAATCCGCCATATCAATCAAATGGCAAGAAAAGCGATTGAACCTTTCAAAGAGAAAGATCCGAATCTTTTTGCCATGAAAAAAGCCGTCAAAAAAGAAGTGGGACAATTTTTATATGAAAAGACGAAGAAAAAACCGATGATTTTGCCAATTATTGTGCCAATTTAA
- a CDS encoding catalase: MTNNDEKHLTNIEKDDTLTNRQGHPVTDNQNIRTVGNRGPALLENYDFIEKISHFDREKIPERIVHARGAGAHGYFEAYGTVGNEPASKYTRAKLFQEKGKRTPVFVRFSTVVHGLHSPETVRDPRGFAVKFYTEDGNWDLVGNNLKIFFIRDPMKFPDMIHAFRPDPVTNIQDAKRFFDFCANSPESFHMVTLIYSPWGIPANYRMMQGSGVNTYKWVNSEGKAVLVKYHWEPKQGIRNLTTKEAQEIQGKNFNHATQDLYEAIERGDYPEWELFVQIMEDGPHPELDFDPLDCTKLWPKDQFPWLPVGRMVLNKNPENYFLEVEQAAFGTGVLVDGLDFSDDKMLQGRTFAYSDTQRYRLGANYLQLPINAPKKRVATNHEGGIMRYHNDKGPNQNPHVNYEPSSMGGLKEAEQVGTEHTPWIEGELLREPIDRRNDFKQAGETYRNFEQWEKDELINNLVNDLSICPKDIQEKMISYAEAADEEYGRRLREGLEAKNKEKNREEIAEEFHPLGAHNAKKAVEEAVQKGRETQSY, translated from the coding sequence ATGACAAACAACGATGAGAAACACCTGACCAATATTGAAAAAGATGATACATTAACGAACCGTCAGGGCCACCCGGTGACGGACAATCAAAACATCCGGACAGTCGGTAACCGTGGTCCGGCATTACTGGAAAACTACGATTTCATTGAAAAGATCAGCCATTTTGACCGGGAAAAAATTCCGGAGCGCATCGTTCATGCACGGGGTGCCGGAGCCCACGGTTACTTTGAAGCTTACGGCACCGTCGGAAACGAGCCCGCTTCAAAGTATACAAGAGCGAAATTGTTCCAGGAAAAAGGAAAAAGAACGCCTGTATTCGTCCGTTTCTCAACGGTTGTGCACGGACTCCACTCCCCGGAGACCGTTCGGGACCCAAGAGGTTTTGCGGTGAAGTTTTATACGGAAGATGGAAACTGGGATCTGGTCGGTAACAATTTAAAAATCTTCTTCATCCGGGATCCGATGAAATTTCCGGATATGATTCACGCATTCCGTCCGGATCCTGTCACAAATATTCAAGACGCCAAAAGATTCTTTGACTTTTGCGCGAATTCCCCGGAATCATTTCATATGGTGACCCTTATTTATTCCCCATGGGGAATTCCTGCAAACTACCGCATGATGCAGGGATCCGGAGTAAATACCTACAAATGGGTGAACAGTGAAGGAAAAGCGGTTCTTGTCAAATATCATTGGGAACCAAAACAGGGAATCAGGAATTTGACGACGAAGGAAGCCCAGGAAATACAGGGGAAAAACTTTAACCACGCCACCCAGGATTTATATGAAGCCATCGAAAGAGGCGATTATCCGGAGTGGGAATTGTTCGTTCAAATAATGGAGGACGGTCCTCATCCAGAGCTGGACTTTGACCCGTTGGATTGCACGAAACTTTGGCCGAAAGATCAGTTCCCATGGCTTCCTGTTGGACGAATGGTGTTGAACAAAAATCCTGAAAACTATTTTCTTGAAGTGGAACAAGCCGCCTTTGGAACAGGCGTACTTGTGGATGGGCTTGATTTCTCCGATGACAAAATGCTGCAAGGAAGAACCTTCGCCTATTCCGATACGCAGCGCTATCGCCTTGGGGCCAACTACCTGCAACTCCCGATCAACGCTCCAAAAAAACGGGTGGCCACAAACCATGAAGGCGGTATAATGCGGTACCACAACGATAAAGGGCCAAATCAAAACCCGCACGTCAACTATGAGCCTTCCAGCATGGGCGGCTTGAAAGAAGCGGAACAAGTCGGAACAGAACATACTCCATGGATCGAAGGGGAACTTTTACGGGAACCGATCGACCGGAGAAATGATTTTAAACAAGCGGGAGAAACTTACCGCAATTTCGAACAATGGGAAAAAGACGAGCTGATCAATAACCTTGTCAACGACTTGTCCATTTGCCCAAAAGATATACAAGAAAAGATGATTTCTTATGCGGAAGCGGCCGATGAAGAATACGGAAGACGCTTACGGGAAGGATTGGAAGCAAAAAATAAAGAGAAAAACCGTGAAGAAATTGCGGAAGAGTTCCATCCGCTTGGCGCTCACAATGCGAAAAAGGCTGTGGAAGAAGCCGTTCAGAAAGGGCGGGAAACGCAATCTTATTAA